Proteins from one Esox lucius isolate fEsoLuc1 chromosome 19, fEsoLuc1.pri, whole genome shotgun sequence genomic window:
- the pskh1 gene encoding serine/threonine-protein kinase H1 homolog: protein MGCRTSKVLPEPPGDVQLDLVKKVEPLQTDIYKHFIRGDGSGSKMGGDKTGSPSPQAQLPPDTGQPEASDPRRNKVARYRAKFDPRVTAKYDIKALIGRGSFSRVVRVEHKSTRQPYAIKMIETRYREGREVCESELCVLRRVRHTNIIQLMEVFETVERVYMVMELATGGELFDRIIARGSFTERDATRVLQMVLDGVKYLHTLGITHRDLKPENLLYYHPGADSKIMITDFGLASTRKKGDECLMKTTCGTPEYIAPEILVRKPYTNAVDMWALGVISYILLSGTMPFEDDNRMRLYRQILKGKYSFSGEPWPSVSNLAKDFVDRVLTVDPSERLTAGQALKHPWIVSMAASSSMKNLQRSISQNLLKRASSRCHSTKSAQSTRSSRSTKSNKARRAREKELRELNRRYQQQYNG from the exons ATGGGGTGCAGGACGAGCAAGGTCCTCCCTGAGCCCCCTGGAGATGTCCAACTAGACTTGGTCAAAAAGGTGGAGCCCCTCCAGACTGACATCTACAAACATTTCATTCGAGGCGACGGCAGTGGGAGCAAAATGGGAGGGGATAAAACTGGGTCTCCCTCCCCCCAGGCCCAGTTACCACCTGACACGGGTCAACCAGAGGCCTCTGACCCACGCCGAAATAAGGTAGCCAGGTACAGGGCTAAGTTTGACCCCCGGGTCACAGCCAAATATGACATCAAGGCTCTGATAGGGCGAGGTAGCTTCAGCAGGGTTGTGCGTGTGGAGCACAAAAGCACACGGCAGCCCTACGCCATCAAGATGATCGAGACGCGCTACAGAGAGGGCCGGGAGGTGTGTGAGTCCGAGCTGTGTGTCCTGCGGCGTGTCCGCCACACCAACATCATCCAGCTGATGGAGGTGTTTGAGACAGTTGAGAGAGTGTACATGGTTATGGAGCTGGCTACGGGGGGAGAGCTGTTTGACCGTATTATTGCCCGTGGCTCCTTCACAGAGAGAGACGCTACCCGTGTCCTGCAGATGGTACTAGACGGGGTCAAGTATCTACACACACTTGGCATCACCCATCGTGACCTCAAGCCTGAGAACCTGCTCTACTATCATCCCGGTGCCGACTCTAAGATCATGATCACTGACTTTGGGCTGGCCAGTACTCGTAAAAAGGGGGACGAATGCTTGATGAAGACCACTTGTGGGACACCAGAGTACATTGCCCCAGAGATCCTGGTTCGGAAACCTTATACAAATGCTGTTGACATGTGGGCTCTAGGGGTCATCTCCTACATTCTGCTGAGCGGCACCATGCCTTTTGAGGATGACAACCGCATGCGTCTCTACCGCCAGATTCTCAAGGGGAAGTACAGCTTCTCTGGGGAG CCGTGGCCCAGTGTGTCCAACCTGGCCAAGGACTTTGTAGACCGGGTGCTGACAGTGGATCCCAGCGAGAGGCTGACTGCCGGCCAGGCCCTGAAGCACCCCTGGATCGTCAGCATGGCCGCCTCGTCGTCCATGAAGAACCTGCAGCGGTCCATTTCCCAGAACCTCCTGAAGAGGGCCTCGTCACGCTGCCACAGCACCAAGTCTGCCCAATCCACACGGTCTAGCCGCTCTACCAAGTCCAACAAGGCTCGCCGTGCTCGGGAGAAAGAGCTGCGGGAGCTCAACCGCCGCTACCAGCAACAATACAATGGCTGA